Sequence from the Pseudopipra pipra isolate bDixPip1 chromosome 16, bDixPip1.hap1, whole genome shotgun sequence genome:
AGAGAACAGGTAAGGATGTAGGAAATAACTGCTTTagagctgctccttccccatCCTGTATGATTTTGTCTTTCACCACAACTTAGCACTGTTTCCATCCTTATTAATGGATTCGAAGTAACTCGAGTCCTGGTGAAAGGGCACAGCCTCACAATTCCTTCTCAGTGGCTCCTTGCCTGTCCCTACCTTGTCTGAGGTTCAACACTCTCCAAAAACACACTGCCACAGTGGCCTCTTTTCAAACTGGATTCCATCATGCAGAGAATCCTACTTGAgacccattttttaaaaagaatattgaCTTCATGCAAGAAGCAGCTAATTAAGATCCATGGATTTGATGAAATGCTAAAATTCTCAAGACTTACAAAAATTGCTTCTCCcagccctcctctcccccttgTGTTGTGAGCAATGAACAAACACCTCCTTcacccccacagcccagcaATCTCACTGCCCCAGGACTTGTGCAATGAGATTATTGCACAATCTGTACTTTAGACTGCTTTAGAAAAACCCAAGTTTGCCATCTGCTGGCCAGAGAACTCCCTAGAGCCAAACCAGTATTGAGCACATGCATTTTACTCTGTTTAGTTCCTGATTTATCAGCTACAACTGAGACACTTTTAGTGCAATAAGGGTTATTTTGATATCAGTATAATAAAAAAGGTCTATTTTTACAACATTAGTATTTGAAAGACCTCAGTTCAGTCCTTCTTAAATTTTCCTTGTTAAGGAATAACGGGTGAACAATCAGCTTCCCCTCCACGCTGTATTTTCAGAATGACACTTTTGGTTGCTTATGTTCTAAAAGACAGTCAGTTTTCCACAAATGCATTTCCTCTTTGCCTTGAGCAAACTTTTCAGTGCAGGAATCTACTGACTGTGGCAATTTACCTCAATGTGGAAACCACATGaaattttggaaaattaaaatctctttcAGGATTAAACTTCTCTGAACAGCAAAATGCATTCAGCCACAATGACGTTTTTAACACTGGACTAGTAATGAACAGGATTGTCACTGACCATTAACCCAATTCTTAAACTGTGGTCAGGTGTAAAATGTAGAAAATGTAACAATAAAACTTGCTTTTGGATAGTGAGTTGTCTTCTTCAGGGATTACTTCAGATATCCATGTGCAAAATAGATAGCTGGGGGACTGTTCTGGTTTTTATATATCAGTAACTGGAACTGGTTTATGTCAGATAACAagcattttaaaaggttttatttctacaacaaacacttcagaaaaaatttCATGGGAAATGCTGTCAAATTTGATTTTAGATGTTGCATTTATTGCAGTGTGCAATCTTCTTCATTGCATAATTCTAGAgctaattaatttaattcatttatcTACTGAGAGCCCAAGTCAAGATTATGACAAGCAACAGCTGGGAGTTCAGTGTGAATTCAGTCAGGCGTTCAAGTTTGTATTTAGTTTTTTTATAAGAAGCACCAAACagacttcttttaaaatattaaaaattggGAAAGAGCTGCTTCATCAGCCTACTTCTATGTATTTTTAAGCCAATACTaacagaaaaaccccacaactacATAAAATAGGAATTTAACATACTCCCCAGCTGTTAAATTGTGAGGTGTCCTCTGGAGGGTTGACAGCTGTGCTTAGGAGAAGGCAGAGCTACCCCTGAACCACAGTATTATCACCAATTTCTGTTGCTCTGATAAGCAACCAGCAGTTTCTGTGCTATGGAATAGCTGGAcacagtattttatttaaatcacagaatggtttgggtaggaagggaccttaaagatcatctatttccaacccccctgccacgaTATTGTTTGGAAGCCACGATATATAAAGCAGAGATTTTGTCACAGAAGCATTTAAAGATTGTTCTGAATTAAAAGGAGTCCTGCCAACACCCTGGGCTTCCTTACCTCTGACATACTCGTGGGATGCCATGGAGCTGTATTTCTTGCTGTCACCTGCACCAGAAGGCTTCTCTTCCTTGTAGGGTTGTTTACTGCCCTGGCTTCTGTATTGCTCACATAAATGGTCATCTGGAGGACGGgattcttccttcttctcccatGTTTTCTTCTGGAAGTGAGGATCTAAATATTCCAATAAGTCTTTCAGTTTCCTGTCgtgcttcttctttttcttctttttcttatgtTTGCGATTGTCATTGTCAAAGTGGAGCACAGAGCAATCCAAATCATAAAGTCTGAAGGAAACATGCAAGTTAAAAATAGAGAGACAGGTGTGGCACTTGATGTATAtatgaaatgttatttattttaccaCAGGTGACGACTTGCAGCGTATTTTGTGGTCATTTTTGCACATCTAACTTACTTTAGATGCAGCAAACTTAAGCCCTCAGAACGAAGGACAACAGCTCCTGGTTCGTACACAAATCATTAACAGGGGCTAGTTGTGGAATatggagaattaaaaaaaaaaaaatattcaatttgTAGCCTAATCAAAAACCGTGTGCAGATGTTACTCTGACTACAATGTCCAGCTCTAGTGTCCTATCACAATTCAGCAATATCTTTCCTATCTTCACTTGACCAACCTAATGACATGATCCCGTCACATTATGATAGAAAAATAACTcagaaacaatggaaaaaaaggcagacatGAGAAATACCCGgaaaataattaggaaaaaaattgctgattATGCTGGAATCCTTGCTTACTTGTAATCCTTCTCTCGATGTTTATCTTTggacttctttttcttcttgaccTTCTTATACTTTTTGATTCTTTGGTCATCTatctttctgcatttcttttctatGTCACTTCCACTTTCTTCTTGGTGGGAGTATCTTCTTTTGCCGTTCCTTAGTTTCTCATTTTCCCGGGAAGAGTCCTCAAGGTGTGAATGTGCTGGCAGGGGTGGGAGCGCGTGCCTGTCACGGGAGTATCTGTCAGGATGCTGCTGAGGTACTGAACAGTGATGTAGGTTTGCTCTGTGGCTGCTGAAGTGATGTAAATCCTCCTCTCGAGAGAGTGGGTTGTGAGCCCACCTGCTTTTGCAATGATAATCCTTGTGTGACCTGCTGTAAGCTTGGCTCAATTTGTCATAGTCTTTATCACAATGAGAGGACTTCCTCTCTCTACCATCCCTTGTTCCATGGGAGGAATAATAATCATTGTAGTATCTGCATTTGTCCCATCTCCGTGGCTCATCCTGGTAGTACCTTTCTCTATTCCAAGCTCTCTCCCCTTTGGAATAGTAATACCTGTTCCTGTCTTGTTCTGTCCTTTCTCTGCTTCGGGATCTGTAACGAGAGTATTTCCCTGAGCTTCTGCCATTGCTTGGACTGTTCCTTTCGTTATGGGAAGATCTGTACTTGCTCTCACTGCAATATTCCTGCTTGTGACGACTCTGCTTGTTTGTGTCCACGCTACGAGAGCTCCTCCTCCTGTGGGAATGTTCATCTGTTTTGCTCCTGCTttgcctctccctctcctcagtGTCTGagttctctctcttcctccgGTAGTGCTCTTTGTCAGTTCTTTTAGagtcatggatttttttcttattttttttcatatgtttcTCTTCCTCACATATTTTACTACTCAGTCCCTCATCTGCTCTAGAAAATTGGCTTTCCAATACTTTATCCAGCTTTGTAATGGAAGAGTCATTAACAGGTGGTACCTCTACATAATTATTAGAAATGTCCTTTGTATCTTGGCATTTATCTGTAATATCTAGAGATGCAAGTTTTTTAGAACTACATTCAATGTCAGGCTTCACAGAGGAAGTTTGCCCTAATTTCTCTTTGCTCTCAGGAGACCCTTTGATGTACAaaggattttcttttgaaatgagTTCAGGTTCTTTTGATCTTCTTGGTTTGTCTTCGTCTCTGATGTCTTCACACTCACGCTGCCCAAGGAATTCATCTTCAGTGTCCAAGGATTTTTTCCTGACCTTGTGCTGACCATTGATATTGAGATGTGCATTATCAGCTTTTGTTATAATACTTTCAGCAACTTTTTCTTTGGTAAAAATGGTTTCAGAATCTGGTTGAGTAAAAAGTTTCTCAACCTCACAGCTAAAATTGGAAGGAACCTTCCTGGATTCTTCATAAGCAAACAGTGCTTCCATGACTACAGTTTCCATAAGACCATCATTCTCAGAAGATTTCTGAGGTCCAGATACACTGCACAAAAGAAGGAACATATTTTTAACTTGAAAAAGTCCATCTAAAACAGAAATGTTATgatttaagtaaaaaaattgGTGGCTAATGCCAAACTCTGCAACACATTCCCTTTAGAAACCTTTCTTACACCTTCCTCAGCTCCCAGGgaaagtgtttttcttctctcaatTCTGCAAGTATTACCTTAAAAACCCACACCCAGCACATCCATCTCCTTCCACTTGCAGCTCTGAATCACATCAACAGCCACAACAACCATATTTGCTCTTCCCCCCCTcgagaaaaaaataaataaacacacgGATTTCCCACTCTCCCCCAAATGGGAGAACAGATGGTGGGAATGTACATTCACTCATCCTAGGGTAGAAAAGAGGAAtagaaaaagtatttcagacaatggaaggaaaatgtaaaaacaTTCTATAAAAGTTTTTCAAAAGGCATTTGCCAGTGTTTAGTATCAGAATAATGTGTGCCCAGTGCTGATGTTTGCAATACTACATGTGCAGCATGGAATTCTCTGTACTGATGAAATCTTTCTATTAAGTAGTATTAGTAGACAGGTAAAATAATGATAAACTTATATGAAACCTTCTTTTAAACAGAGTGTActcattttaccttttttcctctgaCAAGCTGTTCAACTGGCTGTATGTGAGAGAGTCTAAGATACCTTGAGGATCGGGCGACAAAGCTTTAGGCATCTACaattaaaacacagaagttaacaaacagaaaaagaaaagctctcTTTAGTAGAAAACTGGTTTTTTGCAAAATTTCAACACTAGATGTTAAACAAGAGCACCCTGAGTTACCTGTGCTGTCCTCATTTTACACATCATCCCACTCCCCCCAATTATATTTTATGAAACTTATGAAGCATTATCTCAGCTGAACTTCTCTTATGTtgacagctcagctctgcaaatCCAATGGGATCACAGCACAGAGGGTTAGGATGAAATTCGTGCCGTGCATTTTCCTGGTATTCCCCATGAATCAGGAACACTGTAATGCTGATGAACACAGAACATATCACAGGTGAGAAAGTCCAGGTGGGACAAATGTAACTCACCGTTTCCAGCACTCCATTTGCTTTAGAAAAGAACATCTCAGAGGGTTTAACAGGTTGGACTTGGCAAGTGGAATCGTCAAGTTTCAGTCCATTTTCTTTATATTCGTTATCTAAACTAATAGCACCATTTAGGGAATCAATTTTTGGCAGCTCGTGCTGGGATCTTTCTTCAGCGTTCGGACAGGACGAATGGGAATTATGCAGCGTACGGACCACCTTCCCAATCAGAATGCCATTGGAAGATATCACGTTGCAATTCCTTTTAAACAAGCCCTTCGACTCCTCCGGTTTTCCTGAAGGTTCTGCACCGTAAGGGACTATGTTCTCAGAACCCAGCTTGGGGTTTCCATTCACTGCTGGCTCAACAAAGATTTCATCAGGAACTTCCTGTTTGGAGACATTAGCAGGGACTGCCATTGTGGAGAGATTTGAGGTAGGCTCTGCTGCGGAGGAGTTTGTAACTGTGGATGAAGGAACAGGCTTGCTCAGCTCCTcatcctccccagcactgctcgGACACTCCAGCGGGGGCACAGTCTGACGTGCAGGCAGTTTGTTGTGAATACTGATAGTGATCTTCTGGTTTTTTGACGGGTCAGTCATTGAAGGCCTGGAAATGGCCCAGTTTTGAACACAGGCCGTTGGTGGAGCTGATGAAGGCCTTTTTACAGCCACACCAACTGCACTGGGATCCTCTTTTAAGGGTCCATTTCCATTTAAACGACTTGAACTCTGCATTTAAAGACATTGCAAAATGGGTATGTTCAAACACACAGCAATGAAAGTTTTAAAACATCAAATTCTCCTACTATACACTTCTACAAATTGCTTCAACACCTAAAAAACCCCCCTTTCCAATACAAGTGCGAGTCCAACAAGTGTGTTTAATTCCTGCCTCTGGTTAACTGCATATTGGTATCAAATGAGCATCATTGTTGAAACCCACTCAAACAACTAAACATTGACTAAAGCTATTTcaaaaaatacttattttcctctttaaacATTCCCTGACAACACTGGAATATTTCTTCTGGTAATCAGGAACAAGACAATCTCTTTTCACTGTTTCAACTAAAGTGACACTGATGGGGGCGGGCTGGGggatatttactttttaaatttaaattatttaagcaTTAATAGACCACTTAAATCGTCTCAGGAGCATGGCTCTCAGTGCTTTAGAAAGCTGAGTTGGGAGGATAAAGTAGTGAAGCAGCATGGCTGCACAATTCAGGATTAGCCACTGTTGGAGCAACTCTGGTTGCAGCACGGAGGGCTGTGAAGAAGCTGCAGCgtggaaaggaaaataacaaaaaaaccactccACACCAAACCCCACCATAATTCGGTGCCATTATCTGCCCCCTCCTCTAATTACCTTGATCATGTGAGGAGGAAGCCGTGGTCCCATGAATCCAGGCTGTTTGCTGTTGGCTCCCCGCTGGCCCAGGAACGGGCGGGGGTACGACGGCGCCGGCAGGTAAAAGGCGCGTTCCCCCAGCGTCAAGTCATAGCGCctgcagcaaaagcagagaGCTCAGCTCAGAGCTTTTCCTTCAGCCCATTCTTGGATTAAACCCCATCCTATAATTTCACAGGAGCAGTGTATATGACGTGGAAGACATATACAAAAGATTTAGCCAAGACTGCAAACTGAAAATTAGGTAATGGTCTTCCTACAACAACACCCTTTTCAGAGCATTGACTCGGCCTTACATCACCTGTGGCCAtcatttctcctctgttttAAATCAGCCAGCTACAAAGAGCAGATATAGAGCAGGACACACAAGTGCAGAAGTTTAAGGCCAAGAAAtgaaagatatttaaataaatgacaTGGGGAATTCCCAGTTAGACAGAAGTGAATTGTACAAATAGGAATATTTTCCTAGGGGCGAAAAGACTTAAAAAGAAGAAGTAATTTGACAGTAAAAATGTGGTTTGTGTTAGTGGTTGTTATTACCTGATATAAAAAAGTACATAAGCTTGCTGATTGAGAACTGTTTTGATATCAGAAAGTTCTACTGAGGCATCATTCATTCGATACCAAAGTCCATTACCAGCCTGCAAATAGAGATAATGTATCTTCAGATGAACTGCATGTGTTCCAAAGGACATCACAGATAGAACACTACAGAACAAAACATACCCcaacaaagcaaacagaacacATAATGCAATCTTTTCCCCTCAAAATGTTACCagtaacattttaatttctttgccaGCAGAGATTTTCCCCTGCCAGAAATGGAGCTGTATCTACCTTTATGAAGCAGAGATAGTGCCCAGCATTACAGTTGAAGCCACTATGTACAAGAACTGCATATAAAGCATAGATGAGAGGTTCTCCAATGGATTGGGACATATATGCTCGAAGATCCAAATATTCAGGGTATTTTACATCCTAAACACAGACAAAGAAGATTCAAAAATTATCCTGAAATAATTCATGGAATAGCCTGAAAAAACCACTTCTAAAAACACAGACTAGGattatatgaatatattttttgattCACTTAAAAATACCTATTCtcataatatttaataatttaagtTGCAGGGACCTGTTTTCTACAGAATTAACTCTTCAAGGTATGTTCCTATGGTCACACAGGAACTTTATCACTATTAAAAAATGAAGGAGTCATAGTTGTTATATTGACTTTTCTTCCACTATAGTTACTGCCTGAAAACATGAACAACTTTAAAATGAGTGTTCATCTTTGGGAAATGTTCCATTCCAAGAAGGTAAAGCAGCATTACAGCTGTAAACATACCTTGTTGATCTTTCCACCTGTAAAATTTGCAAATCTTTTCAGTGATATTGTGAGGACATTGGAAGAGCGATGTATCGTGTATCTCTTGGATGCTGGAACCATCTTTTTACACCTTAAAAACAAGCACAGACAAGTTTTTAACAGTATATTCTTTTCCCACCCAGAAGTCGAATAAGTTTTCATCCCTCACACATGCTTATACTATTTGAATGACATTTACTTGCATAATATGTTAGATCTTTTCATAAATCCATACATTGTATTTCAGctttaacagagaaaaaaaagcaggatatAAGAGGACAGCTCTACAGAACAAAGAATAAAGGATTTAGAACATTATCTTTTGATAGTCCAAGAAATGCCTGAACCTTTCTTATGCCAAAAAGGTAAGGctgtaaaaaatgtaaaaacaaatcaaaatttaacaaaaaaaaaaaaatcactggaagGAAACATTCTGCAGGAGACAATTGGGCAGTGTTAAGATTTCATATACTGAGGTTGTCTGGAAAGACACTGAATCCATCTGCAGtccttcaaaacaaaattactcATCTTATTGGTTGCATTCAAAGGCAGGAGGTACAGAGTAAATTCTGAAATGCAACCACTAGCACAGACAAAGACTGAAACGTGTCACTTGGCATTGTCAAGAAAAATCCTGTTGAGAGTTAACAATCAGAAAGAATTAAATAGCCTCTTTTCAAACTCTGATGTCAAAACACAAGGCTGAGAATTCCAAACTGATGGAGAAAGCCTATGAACAAAACCAAGAGACCCACccaaaataactaaaaaaaaagaaagtggttTATACAATTCTATGAAACCTGTAATTAGAGACAAAGTTTTCAGGCAGTAAtctttattagaaaaaaatcatgaaatcatggtaggaaataaaaggaaaacatcaaTTAGAAAAAACTGTAAAGTAATATAATAGTTtaccaggaatggaaatgatACTGTACATACACCAAacctttttaaacttttttttgaaCTCACAAAAAGACTGAAACATCTGGGTTTATGCATGACTAAACT
This genomic interval carries:
- the USP42 gene encoding ubiquitin carboxyl-terminal hydrolase 42, whose amino-acid sequence is MTIVNKPKSSKSKKSSSRRSDKSMKPRTKKMTSRTASLGRVPPTEDPNKVSVDKGPGGHIYCRSSQKSKPFAQRDLVVNDGIAPPQRILFPPEKICMDWQQTQSVGVGLQNLGNTCFLNSTLQCLTYTPPLANYMLSLEHTKSCHVEGFCMMCTMESHINQVLCCSNNAIKPTSVINGLKRIGKHFHFGSQEDAHEFLCFTVDALQKACLNGSTKLDRSSQATTLIYQIFGGYLRSRVKCLNCKAVSDTYEPFLDVTLDIKAVTSVTRALEQFVKPEQLDGENSYKCSKCKKMVPASKRYTIHRSSNVLTISLKRFANFTGGKINKDVKYPEYLDLRAYMSQSIGEPLIYALYAVLVHSGFNCNAGHYLCFIKAGNGLWYRMNDASVELSDIKTVLNQQAYVLFYIRRYDLTLGERAFYLPAPSYPRPFLGQRGANSKQPGFMGPRLPPHMIKSSSRLNGNGPLKEDPSAVGVAVKRPSSAPPTACVQNWAISRPSMTDPSKNQKITISIHNKLPARQTVPPLECPSSAGEDEELSKPVPSSTVTNSSAAEPTSNLSTMAVPANVSKQEVPDEIFVEPAVNGNPKLGSENIVPYGAEPSGKPEESKGLFKRNCNVISSNGILIGKVVRTLHNSHSSCPNAEERSQHELPKIDSLNGAISLDNEYKENGLKLDDSTCQVQPVKPSEMFFSKANGVLETMPKALSPDPQGILDSLTYSQLNSLSEEKSVSGPQKSSENDGLMETVVMEALFAYEESRKVPSNFSCEVEKLFTQPDSETIFTKEKVAESIITKADNAHLNINGQHKVRKKSLDTEDEFLGQRECEDIRDEDKPRRSKEPELISKENPLYIKGSPESKEKLGQTSSVKPDIECSSKKLASLDITDKCQDTKDISNNYVEVPPVNDSSITKLDKVLESQFSRADEGLSSKICEEEKHMKKNKKKIHDSKRTDKEHYRRKRENSDTEERERQSRSKTDEHSHRRRSSRSVDTNKQSRHKQEYCSESKYRSSHNERNSPSNGRSSGKYSRYRSRSRERTEQDRNRYYYSKGERAWNRERYYQDEPRRWDKCRYYNDYYSSHGTRDGRERKSSHCDKDYDKLSQAYSRSHKDYHCKSRWAHNPLSREEDLHHFSSHRANLHHCSVPQQHPDRYSRDRHALPPLPAHSHLEDSSRENEKLRNGKRRYSHQEESGSDIEKKCRKIDDQRIKKYKKVKKKKKSKDKHREKDYKLYDLDCSVLHFDNDNRKHKKKKKKKKHDRKLKDLLEYLDPHFQKKTWEKKEESRPPDDHLCEQYRSQGSKQPYKEEKPSGAGDSKKYSSMASHEYVRDVELTDESLQYSD